CCGAGGTCCGCAGCAAGCACGCCGATTCCCATCTCGGCCATGTCTTCGACGACGGGCCGGCCCCGACCGGCAAGCGCTATTGCATGAACTCGGCCGCGCTGCGCTTCATTCCCAAGGAGGACCTTGCGAAGGAAGGCTATGGCGAATACGCCGGTCTGTTCCGTGCCGGCGACGATCGACAGGCGCCCTGATCCATCGATCCATCGCACTCCTTGCCGTATCGCTCCTATCGGCGCGTGGCTTCTCCGAGGGCCTCCCGCAACGGCGCGAGCCGTTGCCGCCCGACCGGGATCTCCTCGGCCGTGCCGGTGAGGGCGACCTTGTAGGCATCGTCGCCCGGCCGGGGCTTCAGGGCGCGCACCCGCGCCAGGTTGACCAGAAAGCTTTTGTGCACGCGAAAGAAGCCGTGAGCCTCCAACTCGTGGAGCGTCTGCCGTACCCCATCCAGGACCTCGTTCCCGACGAGGTGAACAGAGACGGTACCGCTAGGGTTGGCCTGGATGAAGATGACCTCATGGTGGGACACGTAGGCCGTTATCCGCTCGGTTTCGCCGAACCTATTTTTTGCGGAATAGGGTAGGGCAAGGGGTGGGGCGGGCTGAGACGCGCCGGCGAGGGTCTTGCGCGCACGTTGCAGTGCTTCGGACAATTGGGTGTCGTTGATCGGTTTGACCAGGAAATGATCGGGTTCGCAGTCGTAGGCGGCGAGCGCGTGCTCGGGGTGAGCGGTGACGAAGACGACGCGCGGTGGCCGTGGTAGGCGTTTGAGCCTGCGGCCGAGGTCCAAACCGGAGCTGTCCCCCTCCATCTGTATATCCAGGAAAACCAGGTTCGGCCTCGTGTCCTCTATGAGCTGCCAGGCCGCGCTCGCCTC
This sequence is a window from Pseudomonadota bacterium. Protein-coding genes within it:
- a CDS encoding LytTR family DNA-binding domain-containing protein encodes the protein MIDDEPLNREELIFLLSLHPDVEVIGAAGEASAAWQLIEDTRPNLVFLDIQMEGDSSGLDLGRRLKRLPRPPRVVFVTAHPEHALAAYDCEPDHFLVKPINDTQLSEALQRARKTLAGASQPAPPLALPYSAKNRFGETERITAYVSHHEVIFIQANPSGTVSVHLVGNEVLDGVRQTLHELEAHGFFRVHKSFLVNLARVRALKPRPGDDAYKVALTGTAEEIPVGRQRLAPLREALGEATRR